The DNA region GCATCCCGTGGTCGGCGCCCCACGCCGGGGAGAGGGCGCTGCCGTGGCTCGCCCTACCTCAGGGGCGATCGATGGCCACGCCCCGGCGAGCTCCCAGGGTGGCGCTGGGCAGCTCAGGCTCCGCCGAGCGCTCCCCGGCGCCGCGCGGCAGGCGCACCGTGAAGGTCGAGCCTCGCCCGGGAGCGCTCTCCACCTGGATGCCTCCCCCGTGCGCCTCCGCCAGCCAGCGGGCGATCGCTAGCCCGAGGCCGCTGCCACCTCCGCTGCGCGCCGGGTCCACTCTGTAGAACCGCTCGAAGATGTGCGGCAGGTGCTCGGGGGGTATGCCTATGCCCGTGTCCGCCACCTTGAGCACCGCCGCGTCACCGCCGGCCTCGAGCCCCACCGTGATCCGCCCGCCCGCTGCGGTGTACTTCAGGGCGTTGTCGAGCAGGATCAGCAGGAGCTGCCGCAGTGCGTCGGGATCGCCCCTGACCTGTGTGGGCGCTAGCCCCTCGATCGACACGGATTTATCTCTAGACAGCCGTGCTACCTACGCTACCACGGCCCCGACCAGCTGGGGCAAGTCTACCAGCTATCTCCTGAGCGAGATCCTGCTGTCCGCCCTGGCCAAAGTCAGCAGGTCGTTGACCAGCCTGCTCATGCGCTCCGCCTCGTAGTAGATCTCATCCAGAGCTGCGGCCTTGTCCTCCTCAGACATCTGCGGCACTTGCTTCAGCATAGCGGCATTCCCACGGATGCTGGTCAGCGGGGTGCGCAGCTCGTGGGAAGCATCTGCTAAGAACCTACGCTGCGAGGTCAGCAGCTCCCGTAGGTATGCGTCCGATTCCTGCAGCCTGGCCAGCATCAGATTGAAGGTCCTCGCCAGCCTACCTATCTCATCGTGCCTCGAGCTCACATACACCCGTTTGGAGAGATCTCCGGAGCTTGCCACCACCTGTGCTGTGTCCGCCAGCTGCGCCAGGGGCCTGAGCATCGATCCCGTCATGGCAGATACCACTAGCCAAGATATGCATGTCACTATGCCGACGCACGACATTGCCAGCAGCCTCACGGCTCGCAGGGTGGCCTCCACCCCCGATAGACTCCTGCCCACCTGCACCACCAACGACACACTTCCGTCCAGGGCGACAGGGGTGCTGTAGACCCGTATACTTTCTCCCCCCACCGAGATGGTGCTAAAGTATGGGCCGTAGCCCGAGGGTGTGGCGGGCAGTTTCCAACTGTGAAGCACGTCGGAGGAGCCTAGAACTTTGCCTTGAGAGTCGGTTACCTGGACCAGCGTGTCGGTGAAGGCGAAGGTGTTGGGGGGTAGTATATCAATGTTATCCTCGATGCCTCCGCGGAGGCGATCCCCATGGTCGAGAACCCTCTTTACCTGCATGGCTCTCTCGACTAGGGACTGATCCACCTGGCTGTAGAGGTTCCTAGCCAGCAGGCTGTAGAGCATGCAGCTGAAGAGGATCATCGCTGCCCCCAGTACCAACAGGTGCCAAGCGGTGAGCCTGGCACGGAGGGATCGTGGCAGCAGGCTGGGTAGCCTGTTGGCCCGCATCCCGGCTTGCTCTTCCTCGGCGAGCTTGCCCATCAGATGCCTCCTGCCAGCTTGGAATTGCACTTACGATCTGATAGGAATCGAAAGCGCCTGTTCGCCAGATAGACTAGGATCATGAAGCTGGCTAGATACATGCCCACCGCCCAGAAGGCCCCGCTGTCTGTGCCCGATAGCACCGAGTGGTACAGGGACAGCAAGTATGCGGGTATGCTTAGGTAGTGCAGTACCCTCCAAGTCTTGTGGCCTAACCTACGTTCCAAGTAAGAACTCAACGTAATCAGGAGCAACAGGTACAGCGCAACTATCCCGAGTGCCACTGCCAGGGGTCTATAAATCGATAGCATCGGGATCAGGACCTGCGGCAGCGTGAAGCCCACGTACCTGTCCCACAGCAGCGCTAGCACGTGCAGGGTGAGCAGGCCCAGCGCCACCGGCGCCGTAAACTGATGCAAGTCGTACAGCCTCCAGCGGGGGAGAGCTCCCGTGTGGGCGCCCTGGCGGATCACCAGCCCCAGCGCCATGTTGAGCCAAAGTATGGCGTAGGCGCTCAGCCCCGCGGCGCGGCTGATGTACCAGGCGAGGTTTTCCCCCGCAGCTCCCGCCCTGTCCCAGGCGGCCCAGGAGACGACCAGCATCCCGAGCGCAAAGAGCACCGACCATAAAGCCGCGTCCCTTAGCTTACGCATAGGTCATCCCCTGGAGTGTTGTCGACATAACGTAGTCGTTGTTGGCCAGCACGAGCAGCCCCCTGGCTCCGACACCCTCGATCAACCGCAGTCCCTGCTCCTCTCCCAGGATGATGGCGGCCTTGGCCAGCACCTCCGCCTGGGCCACTGAGTCGGCGACCACGGTGGCGGCTATGACCCTGCTACTTGCGGGGTTGCCGGTCCGCGGGTCGATGATATGGTGCATGACCTCTCCACCCCTCACCCAGCGGCGTCGGATCACGCTGGAGGTGGCCACGGCCCGATCCTCCAATTGGAGCTGGAGCAGGTCACGACCAGGGAACCTCGGATCCGCCACCCCGATCCGCCAGGGGCGGTCGTGCCTGCGCCCACCCACGTACAGGTCTCCGCCGGCATCGACGCCGAAGCTCACCCAGTCCGAGAGCAGCTCGACCGCCCTGTCCACCGCCCATCCCTTCCCTATGCCTCCAAGGTCCAGGGCGCATCCCTGGGGGATGGTGATCGTGCGTGCGCTGGGGTCCAGCCTGATGTCCCTCCAGCTGCCCCTCCATCCCGCTGCGCGCCCTGCGGGCTGATCCCCTAGGAGCTCGAAGCTGCGGTCGTAGCCGGCAGCTATCAGGGAGGGGAGCACCGTGGGGTCGAATATACCGTTGGTCATCCTGGCCGCCTCCACCGCTGCGTGGACGACCTCGAACAGCATGGCGGAGGCCTGGAAGGGCCTGCCAGCGGCCGTGTTGAGCGCCGAGAGCTCCGAGTCCGGCAGGAAGCGGCTCAGGCGCCCCTCGGTATCTGCAAACAGCGCCTCCACCTGGTCTATGTACCTGTTTGCCTCTTTGGGGTCGCCGGCGAGTATCGCGACCCTCACATCCGTGTTCATGGCTCTGAAGTGCCTGGTAACCTCTTGCATCTCCTGTCCTCCCATGTGTGGGCTTTGGGCTCACGAGCTCCTCGTCCTGAAGTCGGTGCTGGCCTGCCATCCTGGTGGGCTTGCGGCCACGTTGCCGGGCACCGTCACCACCGAGGTGAAGGCGGGGCTACCGCCCTGGGTGGTCACGGTGTTCCTGCTCGCGATCGAGGCCTTCGTGGTCGCGACCAGGAAAGTCCCCATCATGGCGAGTGTGCCCAGCCACACCCCAATTCTGCCCACGATCTTGTTGCGTCGTCCTGTGTTCGACATCTATCACCTCCTTAGGCATCATCTGTGGGGCCATGGGCCATCTGCTATCAGGATACGTCCCGTGTTTCTGAGCAGCGTCAGGAGTGAGTAAGAGGGTGGTAAGAGTTGGGTGCGCTCCCCTGGGCTATATCGGCGGCTGCGAGGGTTGAGGGCAGGGGACCGCTATCGGAGGCAACTGCCCGAGGGTGTGGGGTCCTGGGATGGCTGGCCGGGGTAGCTTTCAGGTCTCAAAGAGCGAGGCCGGAGGCAGCGAGCAGGCTACGCGTGCCAGCAACTCGTCGTTGGTAGGGATGCCGGCCAGCTCGTAGGCCAGCAGGAGCGCCCCCACCGCCGGCTCGAACCTGCTGAATACCGGCCGCACGTCGGGGTCGCTTGCCAGCACCCTGTCGATGATGGCCTGGGCCACCAGCTTGGATGGATGCCTGATCACGCCGCCGGCCAGCACCAGGTAGAAGGGATCTTGGTCTATGCCCACCTGGTGGGCGGCCGCGAGCGCGTAGTCCCCAATGGCGCGCCCGTGCTCGAGCACTATCCGGAGGGCCGTGGGATCGCCCTCGACGGCGGTGTCGAGCAGGACCCTGGCGAAGGAGCCCAAGTTGTACCTGCGCCGGCTGCCCCTGGCAGTGAGAGCGTGCAGGAAGTCCTCCACGGACTCGGCCGCGAAATGCGCGAGCAACTTCTCCCTCAAGGCAGTGGGAGGGTCTATCCCCAGCTCGGCGCGCATCACCGCACGTAGGGCCTTGTGTCCCAGCTCCTGCGCGCCCTGGGGCTCCTGCCAGAAGCTGGTGTGCCAGATCTTGCCCTCTGGGCTGCGAGCGCCTATGGCCATGCCGGTCCCGCAGACCACCGAGACGCCCGTGCCATCGGGAGAGCCTGCCCTGAGCGCGCCTATGGCGTCGTTGTACACCTTGACCTGCTGCCCGTACCCGCGGGAGCGCACGTGGGACTCGAGGAGTTCGAAGTCCTCTGGCCAGTCGGCCCCTGCCAAGGAGAAGACCCCCGCGACCAGGGAGCCCGCCCCCACGCCCGCGCTGATGAGCGCCTGCTCGACGGCCCGATCGAGCTCCGCGAGCGCCGCCTCCTCCGAGGGCGCCCCATAGATGTCGCTGCAGCCCGAGCGCCCACTGCCGAGGATGCGGCCCTCCAGGTCGGCCACGAGCGCCACCGTCTTGGAGTTGCCGCCGTCCACCCCCAGCAAGTAGCTCATACGCTACCTCCCCCACGCCTCCCGGTCCGCCAGCACCGTCACCTGCGTCAGCCCCTGCAGGTACGAGGCCGGCACCTCGGGAGTTATCTGTCCCTGGAGGGCCTTGCGGAGGATCTCCCTCTTGTGGCGCCCGGAGGCTAGCAGGAGGATCTTGCGCGCGGCAAGGAGCTGGGTCATCCCCGCCGTCAGCGCCCTGCGGGGTACCCGCTCGATATCTCCCCAATAGGTGGCGTTGCTCTCCAGGCTGGCCTCCGTCAGCTCGACGGCCCGCGTGGGCGCCGCGCTATCTGAGGGGGGCTCGTTAAACCCCAGGTGGCCGTTGGGCCCCAGCCCCAGGATCACCAGGTCGTAACCTCCCCATGCCTCGACGGTCCTGTCGTACTCCTGGCACTCGCGTTCGATATCGCACGCATCCCCGTGGAAGCGGTTTACCCTGGAGGGAGGTATGCCCAGAGGATCCAGGAAGGACCTCCGCAGCCAGCCGTAGAGGGACCTGGGGTCATCATCCGACACGCCCAGGTATTCGTCCAGCTGGCAGACCCGTATTTGCGAGGTGTCGAGCTCTCCCTCTTGCTTCATCTCCGCCAACCTGCGGTAGGCTCCCATCGGCGTGTTGCCCATCGCCGGCACCACCACGGCATCGGGCTTGGAGCGTATCTCCGAGGCGATCAGCTCGGCAGCTAGCTCGTGCATCTCATCGGCATCTCTTGTGATCACCAACCTCATGCCCTCACCTCAGCAGCCGCTCAGGCAGGTAGTCCCTCAGCGCCGCGGCCATCTCGTCGTAGATCCTCTCAGCCTTCTCCAGCGAGAAGCAGAGCGGGTTGCTGGCCAGCGCTCGGATCGCGTCCTTCCGGGTGCCACACCATGCCGCCTCCGCGGCCAGCGCCTGGTACTCCCCCAGCATCTTCACCAGGCCGGACACGTGCCTGGGCAGCGAGCCCTGAGGTATGGGCTGTATGCCCTCCCCGCTCACCCTGCCCGGCACCTCCACCACCCGGTCGTCGGGGAAGTCGGCGATGGCGCCGTGGTTGGGGACGTTCACCGGCCAGACCTCGTCCTTCTGGTTGAAGATGGCGTCCATGACGTCTATGGCCAGCTCCAGCTCGTGGATGCCCCCGCGCGACCTCGATGGGTCGAGCTGTGGGTCCTCGGCCTCTGCCTGCTCTCGGTAGTGTTGCCAGTAGTCCGGCACCCAGCTCATGATGTCCTGCGCCCTCGTCGTGGGCTTGTTGCGGAGTTCCTCCAGCACCTCGTCCTTGAAGTAGTAGTACTGGAAGTACGACGCCGGGATGGACTCCATGAGCGCGGCCAGCTTGAGCCACCTCAGGCCGTGGACGTCCGCAGAGGGATCGTCCTTCATCCGCTCATACGCCTCCTGCAAGAGGGGGATCATGTCCTGTCCATCGTAGAGGTGCTTGATGCTCCAACAGCCGTGGTTGAGGCCGATCATCGTCGCGTCGACCTTGTCCGGGTCCAGCCCCGCGACCTCCGCTACGTGCCGTGGGAATATTATGGGCCCCTCGCACAGGGACACCGTACGGATCTCGCTGTGGTGGGTGACCGCCTCAGACACTATGTTTATGGGGTTCGTGTAGTTGATCAGCCAGGCATTGGGGCACAGCTCCTCCATGTCCCGCACGATGCCCTGCATGACGTGGATGGTGCGCAGCGCCATGAAGAAGCCTCCCGGCCCCTGCGTCTCCTGTCCTATCACCCCGTGCTTGAGCGGCACGCTCTCATCGATGTAGCGCGCCTCAAAGCCCCCGGGCCTGAAGCTGGTGAGCACGGCGTCACAGTCCACCAGCGCTGCTCTCCTGTCGGTCGTGGCGGACACGCGGATGTCGAGCCCTCGGTTGCGGGCCATCTTCTCGGCGATCTTGCGCACGATCTCCAGGTGCTCTGCGTTGAGGTCGACCAGCACGACCTCTGAGCCGTTGAAGTTCTCGCCCTGATGGATGAAGGAGGCCATCGTGCCCGGGGCACGCGTGCTACCCCCACCTATGTAAGCCAGCTTGATGCTTGCCATATCTCCTCCTCGTGGTGATGTTACCATTTTGCCATAAAGGGTCACGCCAGCTCGGGCGCGC from Thermobaculum terrenum ATCC BAA-798 includes:
- a CDS encoding sensor histidine kinase gives rise to the protein MSIEGLAPTQVRGDPDALRQLLLILLDNALKYTAAGGRITVGLEAGGDAAVLKVADTGIGIPPEHLPHIFERFYRVDPARSGGGSGLGLAIARWLAEAHGGGIQVESAPGRGSTFTVRLPRGAGERSAEPELPSATLGARRGVAIDRP
- a CDS encoding histidine kinase dimerization/phospho-acceptor domain-containing protein codes for the protein MGKLAEEEQAGMRANRLPSLLPRSLRARLTAWHLLVLGAAMILFSCMLYSLLARNLYSQVDQSLVERAMQVKRVLDHGDRLRGGIEDNIDILPPNTFAFTDTLVQVTDSQGKVLGSSDVLHSWKLPATPSGYGPYFSTISVGGESIRVYSTPVALDGSVSLVVQVGRSLSGVEATLRAVRLLAMSCVGIVTCISWLVVSAMTGSMLRPLAQLADTAQVVASSGDLSKRVYVSSRHDEIGRLARTFNLMLARLQESDAYLRELLTSQRRFLADASHELRTPLTSIRGNAAMLKQVPQMSEEDKAAALDEIYYEAERMSRLVNDLLTLARADSRISLRR
- a CDS encoding ferric reductase-like transmembrane domain-containing protein, whose protein sequence is MRKLRDAALWSVLFALGMLVVSWAAWDRAGAAGENLAWYISRAAGLSAYAILWLNMALGLVIRQGAHTGALPRWRLYDLHQFTAPVALGLLTLHVLALLWDRYVGFTLPQVLIPMLSIYRPLAVALGIVALYLLLLITLSSYLERRLGHKTWRVLHYLSIPAYLLSLYHSVLSGTDSGAFWAVGMYLASFMILVYLANRRFRFLSDRKCNSKLAGGI
- a CDS encoding FAD:protein FMN transferase, with the translated sequence MQEVTRHFRAMNTDVRVAILAGDPKEANRYIDQVEALFADTEGRLSRFLPDSELSALNTAAGRPFQASAMLFEVVHAAVEAARMTNGIFDPTVLPSLIAAGYDRSFELLGDQPAGRAAGWRGSWRDIRLDPSARTITIPQGCALDLGGIGKGWAVDRAVELLSDWVSFGVDAGGDLYVGGRRHDRPWRIGVADPRFPGRDLLQLQLEDRAVATSSVIRRRWVRGGEVMHHIIDPRTGNPASSRVIAATVVADSVAQAEVLAKAAIILGEEQGLRLIEGVGARGLLVLANNDYVMSTTLQGMTYA
- a CDS encoding N-acetylglucosamine kinase gives rise to the protein MSYLLGVDGGNSKTVALVADLEGRILGSGRSGCSDIYGAPSEEAALAELDRAVEQALISAGVGAGSLVAGVFSLAGADWPEDFELLESHVRSRGYGQQVKVYNDAIGALRAGSPDGTGVSVVCGTGMAIGARSPEGKIWHTSFWQEPQGAQELGHKALRAVMRAELGIDPPTALREKLLAHFAAESVEDFLHALTARGSRRRYNLGSFARVLLDTAVEGDPTALRIVLEHGRAIGDYALAAAHQVGIDQDPFYLVLAGGVIRHPSKLVAQAIIDRVLASDPDVRPVFSRFEPAVGALLLAYELAGIPTNDELLARVACSLPPASLFET
- a CDS encoding 6-phosphogluconolactonase, which encodes MRLVITRDADEMHELAAELIASEIRSKPDAVVVPAMGNTPMGAYRRLAEMKQEGELDTSQIRVCQLDEYLGVSDDDPRSLYGWLRRSFLDPLGIPPSRVNRFHGDACDIERECQEYDRTVEAWGGYDLVILGLGPNGHLGFNEPPSDSAAPTRAVELTEASLESNATYWGDIERVPRRALTAGMTQLLAARKILLLASGRHKREILRKALQGQITPEVPASYLQGLTQVTVLADREAWGR
- a CDS encoding glycoside hydrolase encodes the protein MRGERRLHPRDGQSPVARARAGVTLYGKMVTSPRGGDMASIKLAYIGGGSTRAPGTMASFIHQGENFNGSEVVLVDLNAEHLEIVRKIAEKMARNRGLDIRVSATTDRRAALVDCDAVLTSFRPGGFEARYIDESVPLKHGVIGQETQGPGGFFMALRTIHVMQGIVRDMEELCPNAWLINYTNPINIVSEAVTHHSEIRTVSLCEGPIIFPRHVAEVAGLDPDKVDATMIGLNHGCWSIKHLYDGQDMIPLLQEAYERMKDDPSADVHGLRWLKLAALMESIPASYFQYYYFKDEVLEELRNKPTTRAQDIMSWVPDYWQHYREQAEAEDPQLDPSRSRGGIHELELAIDVMDAIFNQKDEVWPVNVPNHGAIADFPDDRVVEVPGRVSGEGIQPIPQGSLPRHVSGLVKMLGEYQALAAEAAWCGTRKDAIRALASNPLCFSLEKAERIYDEMAAALRDYLPERLLR